In Shouchella patagoniensis, the following are encoded in one genomic region:
- a CDS encoding RecQ family ATP-dependent DNA helicase — protein sequence MLEDKLYSLFGFQSFKPGQKDIIEQLMAGKDVLAMLPTGRGKSLCYQLPGLLSEGLTIVVSPLLSLMEDQVQQLKSQGIRRVATLNSFTNKEERKWLISHLSKIKLLYTSPEMLQSDELINRLKSIHISYFIIDEAHCVSYWGHDFRADYLRLKDVRDDFKMPPCLAITATASPSVRQDIIKELALKDPFFYIESVNRENILLAVEEMNSQVDKVNRLVEYIQSYESPALVYVQTRAQAEYYSHKLQVESTIRVGFYHGGMENAERMLIQQQFMNGQLDVVCATSAFGMGLNKENIRYVIHLHCPLDIASYVQEIGRAGRDGKPSFAVLLTTPEDKYYAHQLVERGKLSEIDWAWALGTLQGGLPFKSESFESIVETINGDQARTAVFLLEQWGVIKNGMVQAFAITDVAVKLRNHFDINVKRQKKRLESAITYAYGTEQCKRGQLLHYFNEEPISQKPCCNVCGLDLGPFRKDKRKKKENETLLNAKEELKRIFGIERSCGHGN from the coding sequence ATGTTAGAAGATAAGCTTTATTCCTTATTTGGATTCCAGTCTTTTAAACCTGGACAAAAAGACATTATAGAGCAGTTGATGGCTGGTAAGGATGTGTTGGCGATGTTGCCAACAGGTAGGGGGAAATCCTTATGCTATCAATTACCGGGCTTATTATCTGAAGGGTTAACCATTGTTGTGTCGCCATTGTTGTCATTAATGGAAGATCAAGTACAACAATTAAAGAGCCAAGGAATAAGACGAGTGGCCACATTAAATAGCTTTACAAACAAAGAAGAAAGAAAATGGTTAATCAGTCATTTATCAAAAATCAAGTTACTTTATACATCACCAGAAATGTTACAATCAGACGAATTAATCAATCGATTGAAAAGCATACACATTTCGTACTTCATTATAGACGAGGCGCATTGTGTTTCTTATTGGGGACATGACTTTCGGGCGGATTATTTACGGTTAAAAGATGTAAGAGATGATTTTAAAATGCCCCCATGTCTGGCAATTACTGCAACTGCTTCTCCTTCGGTAAGGCAAGACATTATTAAAGAGCTAGCACTGAAAGACCCCTTTTTCTATATCGAGAGTGTAAACAGAGAAAATATATTACTTGCGGTAGAAGAAATGAATTCCCAAGTTGATAAGGTAAATAGGTTAGTTGAATACATCCAATCTTATGAGTCTCCTGCGTTGGTTTATGTTCAAACAAGAGCACAAGCGGAATATTACAGTCATAAGTTGCAAGTAGAGTCAACCATACGCGTTGGTTTTTATCATGGAGGAATGGAAAATGCTGAGAGAATGCTTATTCAGCAACAATTTATGAATGGTCAATTAGATGTAGTCTGTGCAACAAGTGCATTTGGAATGGGACTCAATAAAGAGAACATTCGCTATGTAATTCATTTGCATTGTCCTCTTGATATTGCTTCGTATGTTCAAGAAATTGGACGAGCTGGACGAGATGGAAAACCTAGTTTTGCTGTTTTACTTACGACTCCTGAAGATAAATATTATGCACACCAATTAGTTGAAAGAGGTAAGCTATCTGAAATAGACTGGGCATGGGCACTTGGAACGCTTCAAGGTGGACTACCTTTTAAAAGTGAGTCATTTGAATCAATAGTAGAAACCATAAATGGAGATCAAGCACGAACTGCGGTTTTTTTGTTGGAACAGTGGGGAGTGATTAAAAATGGAATGGTTCAAGCCTTCGCAATAACAGATGTTGCAGTTAAGTTAAGAAACCATTTTGATATAAATGTAAAACGACAGAAAAAGCGATTAGAATCTGCGATTACTTATGCCTATGGCACGGAACAGTGCAAAAGGGGACAGTTATTACATTATTTTAACGAGGAGCCAATCAGCCAAAAACCTTGTTGTAATGTATGTGGGTTAGATTTGGGCCCTTTTCGAAAAGATAAGAGAAAAAAGAAAGAGAATGAAACGCTGCTTAATGCAAAAGAGGAATTGAAAAGGATCTTTGGAATTGAAAGGTCATGCGGGCATGGGAATTGA
- a CDS encoding lytic polysaccharide monooxygenase, translating to MQTTCKDLLSIKYLGILALTAIFFLFAGSGFADAHGYIEAPKSRALLCKEGINQDCGAVVYEPQSLEAPKGFPGASIPDGKIASAGGVFPKLDEQSSTRWSKVNMNSGQQTFTWHLTAMHSTTKWHYYITKPNWNPNQPLTRDQFELIPFYERHDGGARPGQKVSHQLTVPQRTGYHVILGVWDVADTVNAFYQVIDVQFSGGSNPPSEPNPEPPTTYPTWNAGTTYIGGDRVTYNGNVYQAKWWTRGETPGQADVWQLVQSPTQAHTMPLLQPD from the coding sequence TTGCAAACAACTTGCAAGGATCTGTTGTCCATCAAGTATTTAGGTATTTTAGCTTTGACAGCAATTTTCTTTTTATTTGCTGGAAGCGGTTTCGCAGATGCTCACGGTTACATTGAAGCGCCAAAATCTCGTGCGCTACTATGTAAAGAGGGGATCAATCAAGATTGTGGTGCTGTTGTTTATGAGCCACAAAGCCTTGAAGCACCAAAAGGGTTTCCAGGCGCAAGTATCCCTGATGGGAAAATCGCTTCTGCTGGAGGCGTGTTTCCAAAATTAGACGAACAATCCTCAACGCGTTGGTCTAAAGTCAATATGAATAGTGGACAACAAACATTCACTTGGCATTTGACTGCTATGCATTCAACAACAAAGTGGCATTACTACATTACAAAACCAAATTGGAATCCAAATCAACCTCTAACTCGCGATCAATTTGAATTAATACCATTTTATGAGCGTCATGATGGAGGAGCCCGTCCAGGTCAAAAGGTAAGCCATCAACTTACTGTTCCACAACGCACTGGCTATCATGTCATTTTAGGTGTTTGGGATGTAGCAGACACAGTCAATGCCTTTTACCAAGTCATTGACGTCCAATTTTCCGGCGGCTCAAACCCACCTTCAGAGCCTAATCCAGAACCGCCAACTACGTATCCTACGTGGAATGCTGGCACGACCTATATTGGTGGAGATCGGGTGACTTATAACGGCAATGTTTATCAAGCTAAATGGTGGACTAGAGGGGAAACCCCTGGTCAAGCTGATGTTTGGCAATTAGTTCAATCACCAACTCAAGCACACACAATGCCTCTTCTACAACCTGATTAA
- a CDS encoding CPBP family intramembrane glutamic endopeptidase: MKGHAGMGIERGMLKDLSNKDLYISMYLSQFLLLAIGALCAFVFGDGFRNMLTNLQLDWYNGLWQGSVFAVCALGVNALVYMVFSKKSLDDGGLNERVFAQMSPLHILFFCAVVAFCEEWLFRAVLQQFFGLPIASVLFAFVHFRYVKKPVLFTYVLILSVSLGLFFEKTGNFVAVVGAHFFINTVLGFILRYKKKVIRGR, encoded by the coding sequence TTGAAAGGTCATGCGGGCATGGGAATTGAACGAGGCATGTTAAAGGATTTATCTAATAAAGACTTATACATAAGCATGTATTTATCCCAATTTCTTTTGTTAGCCATTGGTGCTCTCTGTGCATTTGTATTTGGAGATGGGTTTAGAAATATGCTGACGAATCTGCAACTAGATTGGTATAATGGGTTATGGCAAGGGAGTGTTTTTGCAGTATGTGCATTAGGAGTCAATGCACTAGTGTATATGGTATTTTCAAAGAAGTCACTTGATGACGGTGGATTAAACGAGCGTGTTTTTGCGCAGATGAGTCCTCTACACATTTTGTTCTTTTGTGCAGTAGTTGCGTTCTGCGAGGAATGGCTATTTCGTGCAGTTTTGCAACAGTTTTTTGGTCTACCAATTGCTAGTGTGTTGTTTGCTTTTGTTCACTTTAGATATGTAAAAAAACCTGTTTTATTTACTTACGTACTTATTCTAAGTGTTTCATTAGGCTTATTTTTTGAGAAAACAGGTAATTTTGTTGCTGTAGTAGGAGCTCATTTTTTTATAAATACGGTTTTGGGGTTTATTCTCAGATATAAGAAAAAAGTGATTAGGGGGCGATGA
- a CDS encoding DUF2663 family protein, translated as MGVQSTIEEMTKELITRKQAWDHVERTKRYYVWSVLGVCGMLVFLLSQTVDAKSLPHEELLASPVRILLLLVLVICMLRMIALTKKATKKEKEFESLRYEFIDRDGDLWIKSRSFQEKEAFLKEMNDQYGINLYYFH; from the coding sequence ATGGGCGTTCAATCAACTATTGAAGAAATGACGAAGGAATTAATAACGAGAAAACAAGCGTGGGATCATGTGGAACGAACAAAACGATACTATGTATGGTCGGTTCTAGGTGTGTGTGGCATGCTTGTATTTTTATTAAGTCAAACAGTTGATGCAAAATCTTTGCCACACGAAGAACTTCTTGCTTCTCCAGTACGTATCTTATTACTGTTGGTTCTAGTCATCTGTATGTTAAGGATGATCGCATTAACAAAAAAAGCAACAAAAAAAGAGAAAGAGTTTGAAAGTTTGCGATATGAATTTATTGACCGAGATGGCGATCTTTGGATTAAATCGCGTTCCTTTCAAGAAAAAGAGGCATTTTTAAAAGAAATGAATGATCAATATGGTATTAATTTATATTACTTTCATTAA
- a CDS encoding helix-turn-helix transcriptional regulator — MQRTKLKQVRLENHMTLEEVAKRIHVSTPFYWQVENGKRGLSYELAVRIANVFSLKPDDLFFDELLPKKE; from the coding sequence ATGCAGCGAACAAAATTAAAACAAGTCCGTTTAGAAAATCATATGACTCTTGAAGAAGTAGCAAAACGAATTCATGTGAGTACCCCGTTTTATTGGCAAGTCGAGAATGGGAAGCGAGGACTCTCATATGAACTTGCTGTAAGAATCGCAAATGTTTTTTCATTGAAACCCGACGACTTATTTTTTGATGAATTATTACCAAAAAAAGAATGA
- a CDS encoding helix-turn-helix domain-containing protein, with the protein MAIVPERLKALRLERNLTQEQLGDLLNVTKVSVSGYEKGKRTPDTDTLNRIADVFQVSTDYLFGRTNLKKPLFFYETDLTLKEEQLLREHLTTLRTKKTKTCD; encoded by the coding sequence TTGGCCATTGTTCCAGAACGGTTAAAGGCATTAAGGCTCGAACGAAATTTAACCCAAGAACAATTAGGAGATTTACTTAATGTAACAAAAGTGTCTGTTTCAGGTTACGAGAAAGGCAAGAGAACCCCTGATACAGATACACTTAATCGAATTGCTGATGTATTTCAAGTTTCTACAGATTATTTATTTGGTCGAACAAATCTAAAAAAACCTCTTTTTTTCTACGAGACAGATTTAACCTTAAAAGAAGAGCAATTATTGCGTGAACACCTCACTACATTACGAACTAAAAAGACAAAAACATGCGATTAA
- a CDS encoding ferredoxin produces the protein MKNYYSIVDIDTCIACGACGAVAPDVYDYNDEGLAFVLLDDNTGSMPIPDVLIDDMLDAKDGCPTDSIKCAEKPFDGNPLKYE, from the coding sequence ATGAAAAACTATTACTCAATTGTTGATATTGATACTTGTATCGCATGTGGCGCATGTGGAGCCGTCGCGCCAGATGTTTATGATTATAATGACGAGGGTTTAGCCTTTGTTTTGTTAGATGATAATACTGGTTCAATGCCGATCCCTGATGTTTTAATTGATGACATGTTGGATGCCAAAGATGGTTGTCCAACCGACTCAATAAAATGTGCAGAGAAACCATTTGACGGAAATCCATTAAAATACGAATAA
- a CDS encoding helix-turn-helix domain-containing protein, which translates to MKWKLLMLACLHFNGERSMAGAFYLLQGKRSAQTIQDAAFYQALPLFGIFPNMEYSEFEKIAEKLEQTGLIESREKAHSLTEKGKGVLQNWLDKNEYIDQFNGWKYGRIAPVFWERFTLFIQTLSHIEEGKRFVPITDNPAVQRFVKQHLPKTKEARMNVRRDLYSQCVQLISTQSLLQQEVFVWQLSRPGRVGSTKTQLANQLNIPLEEMSIRHASMVHGLIQAIQADSLTYPLLKVFIEMERTIIFGTVSAQKTARLLTQISDVNELAKFRKLKKATIEDHLVELALFNESFQISTYVEPLKQTLIEQVSNNEQTLKLKKIHERLEKQVSYFEIRLVLARKGWNTNVRR; encoded by the coding sequence GTGAAGTGGAAGTTGCTGATGCTTGCATGTTTGCACTTTAATGGAGAGCGTTCAATGGCGGGGGCTTTCTATTTGCTGCAAGGAAAACGATCTGCGCAGACGATCCAAGATGCGGCCTTTTATCAAGCGCTGCCACTCTTTGGTATTTTCCCGAATATGGAATACAGTGAATTTGAAAAGATAGCGGAAAAGCTTGAGCAAACGGGATTAATAGAGTCGAGAGAGAAAGCACATTCGCTTACCGAAAAAGGAAAAGGTGTTTTGCAAAACTGGCTTGATAAAAACGAGTATATTGATCAATTTAACGGGTGGAAATACGGGAGAATTGCTCCTGTATTTTGGGAGAGGTTTACATTATTTATCCAAACACTTTCACATATCGAAGAAGGGAAACGGTTTGTTCCGATAACGGATAACCCTGCGGTCCAGCGCTTTGTGAAACAGCACTTGCCAAAGACAAAAGAAGCAAGAATGAATGTCCGTCGAGACTTATATAGTCAATGTGTTCAATTAATTTCTACGCAATCGTTGCTTCAACAAGAGGTCTTTGTCTGGCAACTATCAAGACCAGGGAGAGTTGGTTCCACCAAAACGCAATTAGCAAATCAATTGAATATCCCACTAGAAGAAATGTCAATCCGACATGCGAGTATGGTTCATGGGCTCATTCAAGCGATTCAAGCAGATTCATTAACTTATCCATTATTAAAAGTGTTCATAGAAATGGAGCGTACAATCATTTTCGGGACCGTTTCCGCCCAAAAAACAGCGCGTCTGTTAACTCAAATCAGTGACGTGAATGAGCTTGCTAAGTTTAGAAAGTTAAAAAAAGCAACCATTGAGGATCATTTGGTTGAACTAGCTTTATTTAATGAATCTTTTCAAATTAGTACGTATGTTGAACCACTAAAGCAAACATTAATTGAACAAGTCAGTAACAACGAACAAACCTTAAAACTAAAAAAAATACATGAGCGTCTAGAAAAACAAGTCAGTTACTTTGAAATAAGACTTGTTCTTGCAAGAAAGGGTTGGAATACAAATGTTAGAAGATAA